The following proteins are encoded in a genomic region of Corticium candelabrum chromosome 11, ooCorCand1.1, whole genome shotgun sequence:
- the LOC134186296 gene encoding sperm-associated antigen 17-like isoform X1, with protein MSKVKRTKSTSAGTARWDAGLVAEPLADEDWDLFVAFLIPENPSEVVHLAALTECVSTKRRKRFVAISREDLIKSVKDEGKSTAGGGKKGKGAATAPPFSEVCEHIRQALASPAGLTPDLDARLIKYYLLKKKREHLTKKEAERKAKDESSAPKSGRESSKGTKSVAAKGAKGSPKKGVAEAKESDVPMPTKAESKMKKRGEGEDLFTSIDDEPEDGPDTYFIFHGFIHAAVFSQIAEIGIPINAIVKVKSPYGPASSPLNENEECEADTDDWNALTEALKMFWQEIKRAAKDCPFGHVFRDIAWVELLSAAQTVPDKPEEKADLAESLFDLLADCIYKLLDKHKQYKLYLQTLVVINLSSQSSMTDGHDLSVMNENELMHDAKDVDTRLYSHQMDALPIDSVTVPLMMNSVLEQVVAIADNGCSDDVKLSQDHNSLPTILDSSIMKLALPNEEKRQLLNDKEQMCFSKKQKGTKILRHHDTSTLKTRHLEELIDIDAFSIDSRMLQLLPYYHLRDFSLFDAEQNKRYKASRVARAHELRHIMSAYGVEGTLLDRALKQFIFESMPLKGTGIVPSSLFKSTLNTCLLWDDPYPVSVLPVTDIEELETVHLENLQLRQLDEWCYHEYLEPSVMLQVLHEAHSKRLHIDSYYHKAGNSLLLAIHNPCDGQENHFTWSNWIHSQVGFSNYLQYVSSVVGPTVDAAWASAEAEAEKKTKVEAERRKREEAEAQNRLQEEEQEDKKKPKEKKGGESPDDSAQCKASRSSKEARSGSQSTASSRASTRKGKEKDKPTSGSKMRTSVAMSTHIDTQVTNQASAKPEIPKLFLSYPIGDRVVRVNGSMSHMFPADGALITVKCQAFIDGYKNQVVAVEKDNCIVMMHVRQGPGDNNALDDAKENEGQRNDAFEEAVKCSEKQLQQQSPKFLSCVIHYDDGFLASISKLGPEGHLPKRELVQVSNQLESKLSEDIGSKPPTPPQQVRSPSVQKVGKKKDAAAEQALIEQQKLQEEEAERQRQAEIERKKQEELDLALRPTYQQLFVSSPDGLHLHYCSVHEGKLEDFNEKSHLEGGRVVVRQSYPTKSWNTQLCQNTQLKTAMEEISRSITADGVVIRFLQNGSTVVLYPDGAVSVSYADAVAGILPTSPTEVQEEHERASSAVRRVKFGDFEHTVQETTGKHDRKDGWMSTSAVGECRLHSNGQSLSQRSVLSFTASDPAAKEVMLSRGDGVSVVHKPDSSCVVNHADGTRITTFYEMKDSPSTLSCVPTKGALCKFVRIECPGFSAVTFNCQTQECQTSFGEGTQVSCTNRGEYHIKRPDGSILDIAYDGEVCYIPKGAGHQVPGCEDVVLEGAYVFSPTANETLKTIDCNGSKFTVMQNGETDIQSTRNITGQGGQVPRLFVLNQDSSAVELLRHCDVVEFLEAAEANQKAMVVRERLEEIPDAKVITVLKPTPQTIAEKWSRDYAEDGIIPRGLRDRNFSDLSDRPEGQGLKSSDSIPLHRLGTKTGVEFTQSSALEYRQLIEYQPLSTEERCSVMEGFCLFLRWREQQYQRAAALLLADQRSKAEKVAAVELETELLPQDKTMLQDTVLGVAQNAYHSRSEEELTQHYEVAVNTIDETVAECSPSEVDRKFSAKMEQHQQDIDNVKAMTRSLRERNVPNYFNMVEGKRFLEEVLKEGPNMNILVSQLPENQDHSQRIIQRDGSVSEMELVGVQSSHSIASDSAIDPGLGAVSHSPEKATPSPIAEESPADVLSSLALSPVRPLNPTPAQAFGAVVLNGRSPCSQTSLHALGNTDDLLIKQTPELAADVIEQDTPTRWNQTYSEPGDLSHRGSASFSKHRQSTGGAEQLPAISNRVAYVDVTGQLRKQKVKKPLSLRGAKPGAVTNEQFVATENSVRRKVSTSSVAGFSKKGIGPVSCLRGFELLPREVNFGVLREGYTYSHLLVIRNVGIDTCRFKLKQPPPSTGLKVLYSPCPVAAGMSTKLNIEISAVAVGAVGNDRFGYVQHDLEITSETSIFHLPIKAVVITASVYDSLSSDEKTRNSPHPQVKLVSTKPLSREPLIHTFRPHIALGGQ; from the exons GTACTGCTGGTGGAGGAAAGAAAGGGAAAGGAGCTGCAACTGCCCCACCGTTTTCTGAAGTTTGCGAACACATACGGCAGGCGCTGGCATCTCCCGCTGGACTAACGCCTGATCTAGACGCTCGGTTGATCAAATACTATTTATTGAAGAAGAAAAGAGAACATTTGACGAAGAAAGAAGCAGAAAGAAAAGCGAAAGATGAATCATCTGCTCCCAAGTCTGGAAGGGAGAGCTCGAAGGGCACAAAGAGTGTGGCCGCAAAGGGAGCAAAAGGATCACCGAAGAAAGGAGTCGctgaggcaaaagaaagtgatgTTCCAATGCCAACAAAAGCTGAGAGCAAGATGAAGAAACGAGGAGAGGGAGAAGATTTGTTTACATCTATTG atGATGAACCAGAGGATGGTCCTGACACATATTTCATTTTTCATGGTTTTATCCATGCTGCTGTGTTTAGTCAGATTGCAGAAATTGGTATTCCTATTAATGCCATTGTGAAAGTTAAGTCACCGTACGGACCAGCGTCATCTCCACTCAATGAAAATGAAGAATGTGAAGCTGACACAGACGACTGGAATGCATTAACTGAAGCACTCAAGATGTTCTGGCAAGAGATAAAGAGAGCTGCAAAGGATTGTCCATTTGGTCACGTATTTAGAGATATTGCATGGGTTGAGCTTTTATCAGCTGCACAAACAGTGCCCGACAAACCTGAAGAGAAG GCTGATCTTGCAGAGTCTCTTTTTGATCTTCTTGCTGATTGTATTTACAAGCTGTTGGATAAGCACAAGCAATACAAGTTGTACCTACAGACACTTGTTGTTATCAATTTATCAAGTCAATCATCCATGACAGATGGGCATGACTTGAGTGTTATGAATGAAAATGAACTAATGCATGACGCAAAGGATGTGGATACTAGACTCTACAGCCATCAGATGGATGCATTGCCAATAGACAGTGTGACTGTCCCTCTAATGATGAATTCTGTGTTAGAACAGGTGGTTGCTATTGCTGACAATGGATGCTCTGATGATGTCAAGTTATCTCAGGATCATAACTCATTGCCTACAATACTTGACTCGTCAATAATGAAACTGGCTCTTCCAAATGAAGAGAAAAGGCAATTGCTTAACGACAAGGAGCAAATGTGTTTCTCTAAGAAACAGAAAGGAACAAAAATATTGAGACATCATGACACATCAACTTTGAAGACTCGTCATCTCGAGGAACTTATTGATATTGATGCCTTTTCTATTGACTCTCGGATGTTGCAGTTACTGCCTTACTATCATTTAAGAGACTTTAGCCTGTTTGATGCTGAACAAAACAAGAGATATAAAGCTAGCAGGGTAGCTAGAGCACATGAACTGAGGCATATCATGTCTGCTTATGGAGTTGAAGGAACACTACTTGATCGTGCTTTGAAACAATTTATATTTGAAAGCATGCCATTAAAAGGAACGGGTATTGTCCCATCTAGTTTGTTTAAATCAACTTTGAATACTTGCCTTCTTTGGGATGATCCGTACCCAGTGAGTGTTCTCCCAGTAACAGACATTGAAGAACTAGAAACAGTTCACCTTGAAAACCTTCAACTGAGACAACTAGATGAGTGGTGTTATCACGAATATCTTGAACCAAGTGTCATGCTTCAAGTTTTACACGAGGCTCACTCCAAACGTCTGCATATTGACAGTTATTACCACAAAGCAGGTAACTCTCTTCTCTTAGCTATTCACAATCCTTGTGATGGCCAAGAAAACCACTTTACATGGAGCAACTGGATTCATTCACAAGTTGGATTTAGTAATTATCTTCAGTATGTTTCATCTGTTGTTGGTCCAACAGTTGATGCTGCATGGGCATCAGCTGAAGCAGAAGCTGAGAAAAAAACTAAAGTTGAAGCAGAGAGGAGGAAGAGGGAAGAGGCAGAAGCACAGAATAGACTGCAAGAGgaagaacaagaagacaaGAAGAAACCAAAAGAGAAAAAGGGAGGCGAGTCACCAGATGATTCTGCTCAATGTAAAGCCAGTAGATCATCTAAAGAAGCCAGGAGTGGGTCACAATCTACTGCATCTTCACGTGCATCGACTCGTAAAGGCAAGGAAAAGGACAAGCCAACATCAGGATCTAAAATGAGGACTTCAGTGGCTATGTCAACTCACATCGATACACAAGTGACAAATCAGGCATCTGCAAAGCCAGAGATACCTAAGCTCTTTCTGTCATATCCTATTGGTGATCGCGTTGTTAGAGTGAATGGCAGTATGTCTCATATGTTCCCTGCAGATGGTGCGTTGATTACTGTAAAATGTCAAGCATTCATTGATGGCTACAAGAATCAAGTTGTGGCAGTAGAAAAAGATAACTGTATAGTCATGATGCATGTAAGACAAGGTCCTGGAGACAACAATGCATTAGATGATGCCAAAGAGAATGAAGGTCAGAGGAATGATGCATTTGAAGAAGCAGTCAAATGTAGTGAGAAACAGCTACAGCAACAGTCACCAAAGTTTTTGTCTTGCGTAATTCACTATGATGATGGTTTTCTGGCATCCATCAGCAAACTAGGTCCTGAAGGTCATCTTCCTAAACGGGAGCTTGTTCAGGTTTCTAATCAGTTGGAATCTAAACTGAGTGAAGACATAGGATCAAAGCCACCTACACCACCTCAGCAGGTGCGATCTCCATCTGTACAAAAAGTTGGAAAAAAGAAGGATGCAGCTGCTGAGCAGGCCTTGATTGAACAACAGAAATTGCAGGAAGAGGAAGCcgaaagacagagacaagcTGAAATAGAGAGGAAAAAGCAAGAAGAACTAGACTTGGCATTGCGGCCAACATACCAGCAGCTCTTTGTGTCCTCTCCTGACGGCTTACATCTTCATTACTGTAGTGTTCATGAAGGCAAACTTGAAGATTTCAATGAGAAATCGCATCTGGAAGGGGGGCGGGTAGTGGTAAGACAGAGCTACCCAACAAAATCTTGGAACACCCAGTTATGTCAAAACACTCAACTGAAAACAGCCATGGAAGAAATATCACGATCTATTACAGCGGATGGGGTGGTAATTAGATTTTTACAAAATGGCTCCACAGTTGTGTTGTATCCAGATGGAGCTGTTAGTGTGAGTTATGCTGATGCTGTGGCTGGCATTCTCCCTACGAGTCCAACAGAAGTCCAGGAGGAACATGAGAGAGCATCTTCTGCTGTGCGACGAGTAAAATTTGGTGACTTTGAACATACAGTACAAGAAACAACAGGAAAGCATGACAGAAAGGATGGTTGGATGTCCACAAGTGCAGTTGGTGAATGTCGCCTTCATAGCAATGGTCAGAGTTTGTCACAACGTAGTGTGTTGTCATTCACTGCTTCTGATCCTGCAGCAAAGGAAGTCATGTTGAGTCGTGGTGATGGAGTTAGTGTTGTGCACAAACCAGATTCAAGTTGTGTGGTCAATCATGCCGATGGCACTCGCATTACTACATTTTATGAGATGAAGGATAGTCCATCTACATTGTCTTGTGTGCCAACCAAAGGTGCTCTTTGTAAGTTTGTTCGTATTGAGTGTCCAGGGTTTTCAGCTGTCACATTCAATTGTCAAACACAAGAGTGTCAGACATCATTTGGAGAAGGAACTCAAGTTTCATGTACAAACAGAGGGGAATATCACATAAAAAGACCTGATGGTTCTATACTTGATATTGCTTATGATGGAGAAGTTTGCTACATTCCTAAAGGTGCTGGACATCAGGTGCCTGGTTGTGAAGACGTTGTTCTTGAGGGAGCCTATGTATTTAGCCCAACTGCTAATGAGACTTTGAAAACTATTGATTGTAATGGCAGTAAGTTCACTGTAATGCAGAATGgtgagacagacatacagtcCACCAGGAACATCACTGGACAGGGAGGGCAGGTGCCTCGGCTTTTTGTTCTCAATCAGGATAGCAGTGCTGTTGAGCTTTTACGCCACTGTGATGTTGTTGAGTTTTTGGAAGCTGCAGAGGCCAATCAAAAAGCTATGGTTGTGAGAGAGAGACTGGAAGAAATTCCTGATGCTAAAGTTATTACAGTCTTGAAGCCAACACCACAAACTATTGCAGAAAAATGGTCCAGAGACTATGCGGAGGATGGGATTATTCCTAGAGGTCTAAGAGACAGAAACTTTTCTGATTTATCAGATAGACCAGAAGGTCAAGGTTTGAAAAGTTCTGACTCTATTCCTTTGCACAGATTAGGAACTAAAACAGGTGTTGAATTTACACAATCTTCAGCTTTAGAATACCGTCAGCTAATTGAGTACCAGCCTTTATCCACTGAAGAAAGATGCAGTGTTATGGAGGGATTTTGCTTATTCTTACGGTGGCGTGAACAGCAATATCAGCGAGCTGCAGCATTGCTGCTAGCAGATCAAAGAAGCAAAGCAGAAAAGGTTGCAGCTGTTGAGCTAGAGACTGAACTGCTTCCTCAAGACAAGACAATGCTACAAGACACAGTACTGGGAGTGGCTCAAAATGCATATCATAGTAGATCAGAAGAGGAGCTGACACAACACTATGAAGTGGCTGTCAACACAATTGATGAAACAGTAGCTGAATGTTCACCATCTGAAGTTGACAGAAAATTTTCTGCCAAGATGgaacaacatcaacaagacATTGATAATGTGAAGGCAATGACAAGATCACTTCGAGAAAGGAATGTTCCTAACTACTTTAACATGGTTGAGGGAAAACGATTTCTTGAAGAAGTATTGAAAGAAGGGCCAAATATGAATATATTGGTGTCACAGTTGCCTGAGAACCAGGACCATTCTCAGAGAATAATACAGAGAGATGGATCAGTGTCAGAGATGGAGCTTGTTGGAGTACAATCCTCGCATTCTATTGCTTCAGATTCAGCTATTGACCCAGGACTTGGAGCAGTTTCTCATTCTCCTGAGAAAGCAACACCTAGTCCAATAGCAGAAGAAAGTCCTGCAGATGTGCTGTCTAGTCTTGCCCTTTCTCCTGTACGGCCCCTTAATCCAACACCAGCACAGGCATTTGGTGCTGTTGTGTTGAATGGAAGGAGCCCATGCAGTCAAACGTCATTGCATGCACTTGGAAATACAGATGACCTTCTtatcaaacaaacacctgAGCTTGCAGCTGATGTAATTGAACAAGACACACCTACTAGATGGAATCAGACATACAGTGAACCTGGAGACTTGTCACATCGTGGATCTGCTAGCTTCTCAAAGCACCGACAGTCTACTGGTGGTGCAGAGCAGCTGCCTGCCATTAGTAATAGAGTTGCTTATGTAGATGTAACTGGGCAATTGAGAAAGCAAAAAGTGAAGAAACCATTATCATTACGAGGAGCTAAGCCTGGAGCGGTCACAAATGAGCAG TTTGTTGCAACTGAGAATTCAGTGCGGCGCAAAGTATCTACATCATCTGTTGCTGGTTTTTCCAAAAAAGGGATAGGACCAGTTTCCTGTCTTCGAGGCTTTGAACTCTTGCCACGAGAAGTCAATTTTGGTGTACTTCGAGAAGGATACACATATTCTCATTTATTAGTTATACGCAATGTTGGGATTGATACATGCCGTTTCAAACTTAAGCAGCCTCCTCCATCAACTGGATTGAAGGTTTTATACAGCCCATGCCCG GTGGCTGCAGGCATGAGCACTAAGTTGAACATTGAGATCTCTGCTGTTGCTGTGGGTGCTGTGGGCAACGATCGTTTTGGATATGTTCAACATGATTTGGAAATAACTTCGGAGACAAGCATTTTTCACCTCCCGATCAAAGCTG TTGTAATTACAGCATCTGTCTATGATTCTCTCTCCAGTGATGAGAAGACCAGAAATTCACCTCATCCTCAAGTAAAACTGGTTTCAACTAAACCCTTATCAAGGGAGCCTCTTATCCACACCTTTAGACCTCACATAGCACTTGGTGGTCAATGA